Proteins encoded together in one Bos indicus isolate NIAB-ARS_2022 breed Sahiwal x Tharparkar chromosome 3, NIAB-ARS_B.indTharparkar_mat_pri_1.0, whole genome shotgun sequence window:
- the ING5 gene encoding inhibitor of growth protein 5, whose amino-acid sequence MATAMYLEHYLDSIENLPCELQRNFQLMRELDQRTEDKKAEIDILAAEYISTVKTLSSDQRVEHLQKIQSAYNKCKEYSDDKVQLAMQTYEMVDKHIRRLDADLARFEADLKDKLEGSDFESAGGRGLKKGRGQKEKRGSRGRGRRTSEDDTPKKKKHKGGSEFTDTILSVHPSDVLDMPVDPNEPTYCLCHQVSYGEMIGCDNPDCPIEWFHFACVDLTTKPKGKWFCPRCVQERRKKK is encoded by the exons ATGGCGACCGCCATGTACTTGGAGCACTACCTGGACA GTATCGAGAACCTTCCCTGTGAGCTTCAGAGGAACTTCCAGCTGATGCGAGAGCTGGACCAGAGGACGGAAG ATAAGAAAGCTGAGATTGACATCCTGGCTGCAGAGTACATCTCTACCGTGAAGACTCTTTCCTCGGACCAGCGAGTGGAGCACCTGCAGAAGATCCAGAGCGCCTACAACAAGTGCAAGGAGTACAGCGACGACAAGGTGCAGCTGGCCATGCAGACCTATGAGATG GTGGACAAGCACATCCGGAGGCTGGATGCAGACCTGGCTCGCTTTGAGGCGGACCTGAAGGACAAGCTGGAGGGCAGCGACTTCGAGAGTGCTGGAGGACGGGGGCTAAAAA AAGGTCGaggtcagaaagaaaagaggggcTCCAGGGGTCGTGGTCGGAGGACCTCAGAAGATGACACCCCAAAGAAGAAGAAGCATAAAGGAGG GTCGGAGTTCACCGACACCATCCTATCTGTGCACCCCTCTGATGTGCTGGACATGCCCGTGGACCCGAACGAGCCCACCTactgcctctgccaccaggtgTCCTACGGGGAGATGATCGGCTGCGACAACCCGGAC TGCCCCATCGAGTGGTTTCACTTTGCCTGTGTGGACCTGACCACGAAGCCCAAAGGAAAATG GTTCTGTCCCCGCTGTGTtcaggagaggaggaagaagaagtga